A region from the Desulfosoma sp. genome encodes:
- a CDS encoding alpha-ketoacid dehydrogenase subunit beta: MPTKTYLQAINEALRQEMERDPDVFIMGEDVGPFGGCFGVTKGLYEQFGDKRVKDTPITESAIIGAATGAAAAGLRPVCEIMFVDFIGVALDQLFNQAAKMRYMFGGKAKIPMVLRSPQGAGIGAAAQHSQSLEAWFAHVPGLKVAMPATPYDAKGLLVTAIRDDNPVVFLEHKLLYGLEAEVPDELYTVPFGKAEVRRTGEDVTIVATAKMVHTALEAADVLANDGISAEVIDPRTLVPFDTETVVESVKKTHALVVVHEAVKHGGFGAEIAAQVAELAFDYLDGPIVRVAAPFTPVPFSPPLEQAFLPKVDDIVKAVKTIRG; the protein is encoded by the coding sequence ATGCCGACCAAGACCTATCTTCAGGCCATCAACGAAGCCCTTCGTCAGGAGATGGAGCGCGATCCCGATGTGTTCATCATGGGGGAAGATGTGGGTCCCTTCGGAGGCTGCTTCGGCGTGACCAAGGGCTTGTACGAACAGTTCGGGGACAAGCGGGTCAAAGACACCCCCATCACCGAAAGCGCCATCATCGGGGCCGCCACAGGTGCTGCCGCGGCCGGGCTACGGCCTGTGTGCGAGATCATGTTTGTGGACTTCATTGGTGTGGCTTTGGACCAGTTGTTTAACCAAGCCGCCAAAATGCGCTACATGTTCGGCGGAAAAGCCAAAATCCCTATGGTGCTTCGAAGCCCGCAAGGGGCGGGCATCGGCGCGGCGGCCCAACATTCCCAAAGCCTGGAAGCCTGGTTCGCTCATGTGCCCGGGCTGAAAGTCGCTATGCCGGCGACGCCTTACGACGCCAAGGGCCTGCTCGTCACAGCCATTCGAGACGACAACCCGGTGGTCTTTCTGGAACATAAACTTCTTTACGGCCTGGAAGCTGAAGTTCCGGATGAGTTGTACACCGTTCCCTTTGGGAAGGCGGAAGTGCGAAGAACCGGGGAGGACGTGACCATCGTAGCCACGGCCAAGATGGTGCACACGGCCCTGGAAGCCGCGGATGTTTTGGCTAATGATGGAATCTCGGCTGAGGTCATCGATCCTAGAACCCTTGTGCCCTTCGACACCGAAACCGTGGTGGAATCGGTGAAGAAAACCCACGCCCTTGTGGTGGTCCATGAGGCGGTGAAACACGGTGGGTTCGGTGCCGAAATTGCCGCGCAGGTGGCTGAACTGGCATTTGACTACCTGGATGGACCCATCGTGAGGGTGGCGGCGCCGTTTACACCGGTGCCGTTCTCTCCACCCCTGGAACAAGCTTTCCTTCCCAAGGTGGACGACATTGTGAAGGCAGTGAAAACCATCCGCGGTTGA
- a CDS encoding thiamine pyrophosphate-dependent dehydrogenase E1 component subunit alpha — MSLSEEKLLQMYTTMLRIREFESKVQEFFAAGKIPGFVHLYIGEEAVATGTCAVLNPSDYITSTHRGHGHLIAKGGDLKGMMAELFGKRTGYCKGKGGSMHIADVDLGILGANGIVGGGGPIANGAALAAQYRGTDQVAVCFFGDGAANQGTTQEAMNLASAWKLPVVFVNENNGYGISCPTCKSMAVADIADRAAAYDMPGVVVDGNDVVAVYEAVAEAVARARTGNGPSLIECKTYRWCGHFEGDACTYRDEEEVRAWKEKDPIARFREKLLDQGILTEAKEREIREGIARELQEAIRFAEESPLPAPEEVLEDVYA; from the coding sequence ATGAGTTTGAGCGAAGAAAAACTTTTGCAGATGTACACCACCATGCTCCGCATTCGAGAATTTGAAAGCAAGGTTCAGGAGTTTTTCGCCGCAGGCAAGATTCCCGGGTTCGTGCATCTGTACATTGGGGAAGAAGCCGTGGCCACCGGAACATGCGCCGTTCTGAACCCCTCCGATTACATCACCAGCACCCACCGAGGGCACGGCCATCTGATCGCCAAAGGCGGGGACCTGAAAGGAATGATGGCGGAACTCTTCGGCAAGAGAACCGGCTACTGCAAAGGCAAAGGGGGATCCATGCACATCGCCGATGTGGATCTCGGCATTCTTGGTGCCAACGGGATCGTGGGTGGAGGAGGTCCCATTGCCAACGGCGCCGCCCTGGCCGCGCAGTATCGCGGGACAGATCAAGTAGCGGTTTGCTTTTTCGGGGACGGCGCCGCCAACCAGGGCACGACGCAAGAAGCCATGAACTTGGCCAGCGCTTGGAAGCTTCCCGTCGTCTTCGTCAATGAAAACAACGGCTACGGTATCTCGTGCCCCACCTGCAAGTCCATGGCCGTCGCCGACATCGCCGATCGTGCCGCCGCCTACGACATGCCCGGCGTGGTTGTGGACGGCAACGACGTGGTGGCGGTTTACGAAGCGGTGGCGGAAGCCGTAGCACGGGCTCGCACCGGGAACGGGCCGTCCCTTATCGAGTGCAAGACTTATCGCTGGTGCGGCCATTTCGAAGGGGATGCTTGCACGTACCGGGACGAAGAGGAGGTCCGCGCTTGGAAGGAAAAAGATCCCATCGCCCGCTTTAGAGAAAAGCTTCTGGATCAAGGAATCCTTACGGAAGCCAAAGAGCGTGAGATTCGGGAAGGGATTGCCCGAGAACTGCAGGAAGCCATTCGATTCGCCGAAGAAAGTCCTCTGCCGGCGCCGGAAGAAGTTCTGGAAGACGTCTACGCGTAG
- a CDS encoding Lin0512 family protein, whose protein sequence is MGLKRFVVELGMGVDLHGENMTKAACRAVRNAIGRSCLCGLIEILGLESLEEVQVEILVACPDPGRVDRDVVAAEVPIGRATVKVIPGGMTAPGICVDRFAKDCDRIAVANVAITVSVDS, encoded by the coding sequence ATGGGTCTCAAAAGGTTTGTCGTCGAACTGGGTATGGGCGTGGATTTGCACGGTGAAAACATGACAAAAGCCGCCTGCCGGGCTGTGCGGAACGCCATCGGGCGCAGCTGTCTGTGTGGGTTGATCGAGATTCTCGGTCTTGAGAGTTTGGAAGAGGTGCAGGTGGAGATCCTCGTGGCCTGTCCCGATCCGGGTCGGGTCGACCGGGACGTCGTTGCGGCCGAAGTTCCTATCGGCCGAGCAACGGTCAAGGTCATCCCCGGGGGCATGACGGCGCCTGGGATTTGCGTGGACCGTTTCGCTAAAGACTGCGACCGGATTGCCGTGGCCAACGTAGCGATCACCGTGTCCGTGGATTCCTAG
- a CDS encoding dihydrolipoamide acetyltransferase family protein — MAVQVFMPKWGLTMTEGKITRWFKKEGDQVVEGEPLFEVETSKITNKVESPATGILFQILVPAGETVPVNTLVAVIAEPGEKIEGITGPSAVSEALAPKPETETVSKPSFVRATPAARRLANQWGLELAAIAGSGPEGRVTEQDVRRHKEQLQTAPAISPQAKVLAEKEGIDLATVQGTGEGGRITKVDVLRAVEAKKKALTGQEPHGAEKTRLSPGTVLPLTGIRKIIADNMMASLHQSAQLTVFVEVDVTELLRLRDHLRARFSSPNDPKISINELICYAVCRALQRVPVMNSWLTEEGIRIHEGVHLGIAVALPEGLIVPNVKNAHQKGLLELSRDIRELVTKARENRLTVDEIQGGTFTVTNVSRQGVDGFTPILNPPETGILGVGRVMLKPAVFQDQIQIRSLMTLSLTFDHRVTDGVPAMTFLRTLADYLEEPATLIA; from the coding sequence GTGGCTGTTCAGGTTTTCATGCCCAAATGGGGCCTCACCATGACCGAAGGCAAAATCACCCGGTGGTTTAAGAAGGAAGGCGACCAGGTGGTTGAGGGTGAGCCCCTTTTCGAAGTGGAGACAAGCAAGATTACGAACAAGGTGGAATCGCCCGCCACCGGCATTCTTTTCCAGATTCTGGTTCCTGCCGGGGAAACGGTTCCCGTAAATACTCTGGTTGCGGTCATTGCCGAACCCGGTGAGAAGATCGAAGGCATCACAGGGCCATCGGCTGTCTCTGAAGCCCTTGCGCCGAAACCTGAAACGGAAACGGTTTCCAAGCCTTCATTTGTGCGGGCGACACCGGCGGCACGCCGCTTGGCCAATCAGTGGGGACTGGAGTTGGCGGCGATTGCGGGTTCCGGCCCCGAAGGAAGGGTAACGGAGCAAGACGTCCGCCGGCACAAGGAACAGTTGCAAACGGCGCCGGCCATCAGCCCCCAGGCCAAGGTCTTGGCAGAAAAGGAAGGGATCGACCTGGCCACGGTTCAAGGAACGGGCGAAGGAGGCCGGATCACTAAAGTGGATGTTTTGCGTGCCGTTGAAGCAAAGAAAAAGGCTTTAACGGGGCAAGAACCTCACGGCGCCGAAAAAACCAGGCTGTCTCCCGGAACCGTACTGCCGCTCACCGGCATACGCAAGATCATCGCCGACAACATGATGGCCAGCTTGCATCAGTCGGCGCAACTGACGGTGTTTGTGGAAGTGGACGTGACCGAACTTCTGAGGCTCAGGGACCATCTTCGTGCAAGATTTTCTTCACCCAACGATCCAAAGATCAGTATCAATGAACTTATCTGCTACGCCGTGTGTCGGGCTCTTCAACGTGTTCCCGTGATGAATTCCTGGCTGACGGAAGAGGGCATCCGCATCCACGAAGGGGTTCATCTGGGCATTGCCGTGGCACTGCCCGAGGGGCTCATTGTTCCCAACGTGAAAAACGCCCATCAAAAAGGCCTGCTGGAATTGTCTCGGGACATAAGAGAACTGGTGACCAAAGCCCGGGAAAACCGCCTCACCGTGGATGAAATCCAAGGCGGGACCTTTACCGTTACCAACGTCAGTCGACAAGGGGTGGATGGTTTTACACCCATTCTAAACCCGCCGGAAACAGGCATCCTGGGTGTGGGACGAGTGATGCTCAAACCCGCCGTGTTTCAGGACCAAATCCAGATTCGAAGCCTCATGACCCTCAGCCTCACTTTCGATCATCGTGTCACCGACGGGGTCCCGGCCATGACCTTCTTGAGAACCTTGGCGGATTACCTAGAAGAGCCCGCCACCTTGATTGCTTAA
- a CDS encoding sigma-54-dependent Fis family transcriptional regulator — MYELVWQGSRFQLVPSSWAKKTSGASQKPSLILSAPDLDMKTWRDYVLKGVSRECVREIILQSWSRCRQSGVDPAQAKCRDIRSEGELGDEFQFLKDLTLDVQAEIYGLIRDRGLLVTVSERRGYLLGMFGDVKALSAADRLNFGPGANWSESSVGTNAIGTALQCGHPLRVQGKEHFCESHHSWICSAVPIFGWDGKPLAVLDISGPIDADHGQALEFALHGARLIESRLYRIEAAQHMFRACDLVQKLSGGVTVGLLFVDPEGKILEGNEAAAHLLRTPRNQLCGAKAGSWFDLPHPWKDSFKSGFGSKESVIPVRCRGNASVTAFAHPVCSRNGTSMGACLILQQSRPLRKAKTLPDGEEDPFGTLLGRSAAIRKAVDVARRVARTDTTVLVVGESGTGKEVLARAIHRASRRRRGPFVAVNCGAIPPGLVQSVLFGYEEGAFTGARRGGSPGKFELASGGTIFLDEIAEMPLDMQVNLLRVLEEGQVTRVGGTKPTAVDVRIIAATHRNLSQRVAAGQFREDLYYRLNVVRISLPPLRERGEDLELLIQHFIAQHGKKLDRKVRAVLPDFYAALHHYHWPGNVRELCYAIEAAIAVMPADVLSAECLPEDLIQTTTMPTSSPEISHFNLKRLEAECIRKAYFHFKGNISEAARALGIGRNTLYSKLKKHKIL; from the coding sequence ATGTACGAATTGGTCTGGCAGGGATCGAGATTTCAACTTGTACCGTCTTCGTGGGCGAAGAAGACGTCCGGTGCTTCTCAAAAACCATCTTTGATTTTATCGGCGCCCGACCTGGACATGAAAACCTGGAGGGATTACGTGCTGAAAGGCGTATCCCGGGAGTGTGTTCGTGAGATCATCCTTCAGTCCTGGTCGCGTTGCAGGCAAAGCGGGGTGGATCCCGCCCAAGCAAAATGTCGTGATATTCGTTCCGAGGGCGAATTAGGGGATGAGTTCCAATTTCTCAAGGACCTCACTTTGGATGTCCAAGCCGAAATTTACGGCCTCATCCGTGATCGGGGACTTCTTGTCACGGTCAGTGAAAGACGCGGCTATTTGTTGGGAATGTTCGGGGATGTGAAGGCACTGAGCGCGGCGGATCGGTTGAATTTCGGTCCCGGAGCCAATTGGTCTGAAAGCAGCGTCGGGACCAACGCCATCGGCACCGCTTTACAATGCGGTCATCCTCTTCGAGTCCAGGGAAAAGAACATTTTTGCGAAAGTCATCACAGTTGGATTTGCTCCGCCGTGCCCATCTTTGGATGGGACGGCAAGCCTTTGGCGGTGTTGGACATTTCCGGTCCCATCGACGCGGATCACGGGCAGGCATTGGAGTTTGCCCTGCACGGAGCGCGTCTCATTGAGAGCCGTCTCTATCGGATCGAGGCGGCCCAACACATGTTCCGAGCTTGTGATTTGGTGCAAAAGCTGTCCGGCGGCGTTACCGTCGGGCTGCTGTTTGTGGATCCCGAGGGAAAAATCCTGGAAGGAAATGAAGCGGCCGCGCATCTTCTCAGGACACCTCGAAACCAACTGTGCGGTGCCAAGGCAGGCAGCTGGTTCGACCTTCCACATCCATGGAAGGACTCCTTTAAGAGCGGTTTCGGTTCCAAAGAGAGCGTGATCCCTGTTCGATGTCGCGGCAATGCTTCCGTAACGGCTTTCGCTCATCCCGTTTGCAGCCGAAATGGAACCAGCATGGGCGCGTGCTTGATCCTTCAACAATCAAGACCCTTACGAAAGGCCAAAACGTTGCCGGACGGGGAAGAAGATCCCTTCGGGACGTTGCTCGGCCGAAGTGCAGCCATTCGCAAAGCCGTGGACGTGGCCAGACGTGTGGCTCGAACCGATACCACCGTGCTTGTTGTCGGTGAGAGCGGCACGGGAAAAGAGGTTTTGGCTCGAGCCATTCACAGGGCGAGCCGAAGGCGTCGAGGTCCTTTTGTGGCGGTGAACTGCGGGGCCATTCCGCCGGGGCTCGTCCAGAGTGTGCTCTTTGGGTATGAGGAAGGGGCGTTTACCGGGGCACGGCGTGGAGGCTCTCCCGGGAAATTCGAATTAGCCTCCGGAGGAACCATCTTTTTGGATGAAATCGCGGAAATGCCCTTGGACATGCAGGTCAATCTTCTGCGGGTTCTAGAGGAAGGGCAGGTAACTCGTGTAGGGGGCACGAAACCTACCGCCGTGGATGTTCGAATTATTGCCGCAACCCACAGGAACCTGTCCCAAAGGGTTGCAGCCGGTCAGTTTCGAGAAGACCTCTATTATCGGCTCAATGTGGTCCGCATCTCTTTGCCTCCATTGCGGGAACGCGGTGAAGATCTGGAACTTTTGATTCAACATTTCATTGCTCAACATGGGAAAAAATTGGATCGAAAGGTTCGGGCTGTTCTACCCGATTTCTACGCAGCTTTGCATCATTATCATTGGCCCGGCAATGTGAGGGAGCTCTGTTATGCCATAGAGGCAGCCATTGCCGTTATGCCGGCAGATGTACTTTCTGCGGAATGTCTTCCGGAAGATCTCATACAGACCACGACTATGCCGACATCTTCACCGGAGATTTCGCATTTTAACTTGAAGCGCCTCGAAGCGGAATGCATCCGAAAAGCTTACTTCCATTTCAAGGGAAACATCTCTGAAGCCGCACGGGCCTTAGGAATCGGGCGAAACACACTTTACAGCAAACTGAAAAAACACAAAATCCTCTGA
- a CDS encoding class I SAM-dependent methyltransferase yields the protein MTDDYYATHFEEYHRKTFFIDPTSFLQPLTRFLPPPAHVLDIGCGSGRDLSWFQRQGYKVTGLERSPGLACLARDATGAQILEADFEIFDFNTLQVDALVLVGALVHLPPKRVHLTLQRMLKALRDGGYILVSMKEGCGLWTAPDGRTFYLWQDKELRRLFDELNLTVLYQARSVSSIGSQEIWLSYVLQLGKDKS from the coding sequence ATGACGGACGACTATTACGCGACCCATTTCGAAGAGTACCATCGCAAGACGTTTTTCATAGATCCAACCTCTTTCCTGCAACCCTTGACCCGGTTCCTACCTCCTCCGGCTCATGTACTGGACATTGGATGTGGATCTGGAAGGGACCTTTCTTGGTTTCAACGGCAAGGATACAAAGTCACCGGATTGGAACGCTCCCCAGGCCTTGCCTGCCTGGCCCGGGATGCCACCGGGGCCCAAATCCTTGAGGCAGACTTTGAAATTTTTGACTTCAACACACTACAAGTCGATGCCCTTGTGCTGGTTGGAGCGCTGGTGCATCTGCCGCCGAAGCGAGTCCATTTAACATTACAACGAATGCTGAAGGCTCTTCGAGATGGAGGCTACATTCTTGTCAGCATGAAAGAAGGCTGTGGCCTATGGACGGCACCGGACGGGCGTACTTTTTATCTGTGGCAAGACAAGGAGCTTCGAAGGCTTTTTGATGAACTAAATCTGACCGTCCTGTATCAAGCAAGATCTGTTTCGTCGATAGGTAGCCAGGAAATCTGGTTGAGCTACGTGCTTCAATTGGGGAAAGACAAATCTTAA
- a CDS encoding DEAD/DEAH box helicase family protein, with product MSSSRKHENGFFFKLVRDRIPERIATTGKPFAIHEAHATELRRALGLKLLEEAHELFRAWHSDTPENILDEAADLLEITLRLLQQQGFTLDELLRARSDKRLKHGGFDRNIVLEYTGSPAPFPIPPEFPRLFFIPLDHTTLIELVKALLLQSSTVSIASAFYTPAVTNLLLKDLVQFTQRGGSLRILLSTMGNLNRPEHLEQILYHVPGANVRVFHPPDVPLEENPPNFHAKAYLFERDEKNGSLILGSSNFTQGGFFSNIEWNYFSSMEINLPFDGCFSPFAYAKREFDRMWNEFSVELNDEFLQVYRKRYQPSIFIDMFSAKQASFASRKQVHPNAAQQEALERLASLRAEGVQQAAVVAATGLGKTYLAAFDFRQSGFQRLLFIAHRENILSQARRSFSDVLDQKDLGTILGGGNSVDHLPDIAFAMIQTLSRPEHLSRFPRDHFDYIVVDEFHHAAAASYARVLEYFQPRFLLGLTATPERTDGQDVLRLCNYNIAYEVRLIEAVDRGWLTPFQYYAIYDPTDYEQIPWRGTFYDERKLEEALSTDTRTQIVAHNLRKFLPSSGKVKALAFCSSIAHAKYTARTLSAKHDIEAAYLVGEHSPQERQLLIDRLQNENDPLNVICCVDVFNEGIDIPNLSHIVLLRPTQSFTVFLQQIGRGLRRAPGKDFTVIIDFVGNFRKAHIAPLALIGYTSLAEAIGELPKFKEASLQSLLPACCFVDADLEAQRIWDQEIRQILEGVSRRDRLKAWYLEIRENLGEKSPQLMDLLGISSRLDPKAFVLEFGSWLRAKLFCEGTLPHNERVLLDTPGEAFLRHLETELSPTRSYKMVVLKVLLQLPGTRWSVDEIAEGFLKFYLQNREMIFDYDALANALKPDEFPLRKVRSHILNMPLKYLSNTDKDWFILERDETFRVKDEVAPYWEDPFYRELVEDRTTFELTRYFQRRRLRQTIPYDTSLLQWGFALEPRFAEHIFYRRQNGVDLRSPLEPCEARTIRLIYEGQSYDVTVLRPDESRHYRLVYTEAEGLLQAMQKRFAAAPRIGQRVFVLTRKGGVNSTTFELLPYTY from the coding sequence ATGAGCTCAAGCAGAAAGCACGAAAACGGTTTTTTCTTCAAACTCGTTCGCGACCGCATTCCGGAACGGATCGCAACAACTGGTAAACCATTCGCGATCCATGAAGCGCACGCAACGGAACTGAGGCGGGCGCTAGGATTGAAGCTTTTGGAAGAAGCTCATGAGCTCTTTCGAGCTTGGCATAGCGATACTCCTGAGAATATCCTCGATGAAGCGGCCGATCTCTTAGAAATCACTTTAAGACTTCTCCAACAACAAGGTTTCACTCTCGATGAGCTGCTACGCGCCCGCAGTGACAAAAGGCTTAAACATGGCGGCTTTGACCGAAATATTGTTTTAGAATACACGGGATCACCGGCACCCTTTCCGATCCCGCCAGAATTTCCTCGGCTCTTCTTCATTCCTCTGGACCACACGACCCTGATCGAACTGGTCAAAGCGCTCCTCCTTCAGAGCAGCACGGTTTCCATCGCGTCCGCCTTTTATACACCCGCCGTGACGAACCTCTTGCTCAAAGACCTGGTGCAGTTCACACAACGGGGCGGATCCTTACGCATTTTGCTTTCTACGATGGGTAATCTTAACCGGCCCGAGCATCTAGAGCAGATCCTTTACCACGTGCCAGGGGCGAACGTTCGTGTTTTTCATCCTCCTGACGTGCCCCTTGAAGAGAATCCTCCAAATTTTCATGCAAAGGCGTATTTGTTTGAACGAGATGAAAAAAATGGGAGCCTCATCCTGGGCTCCTCAAACTTTACGCAGGGTGGTTTTTTTTCGAACATAGAATGGAACTATTTCAGTTCAATGGAAATAAACCTTCCTTTTGACGGTTGTTTCAGTCCTTTTGCCTACGCCAAGCGAGAATTCGACCGAATGTGGAACGAATTCTCCGTGGAGTTGAACGATGAATTTCTACAGGTGTATCGAAAAAGGTATCAACCGTCGATTTTCATAGATATGTTCAGTGCAAAACAAGCCTCTTTTGCATCCAGAAAGCAAGTACATCCCAATGCTGCCCAACAAGAGGCCCTGGAGCGCCTCGCCTCTCTCAGGGCGGAAGGTGTTCAACAAGCGGCGGTGGTAGCGGCCACGGGGCTCGGGAAGACATACTTGGCCGCTTTTGATTTTCGTCAAAGCGGGTTTCAAAGACTTCTTTTCATTGCCCATCGAGAAAACATTCTGAGCCAGGCTCGTCGCTCCTTTTCAGATGTGCTGGACCAAAAAGATTTGGGAACCATCCTTGGCGGTGGCAATTCGGTGGATCATCTTCCCGACATTGCTTTTGCGATGATTCAGACACTTTCGAGACCGGAACATCTGTCCCGGTTTCCACGTGATCACTTCGATTACATCGTCGTCGATGAATTTCATCATGCGGCTGCCGCAAGCTATGCACGTGTGCTTGAGTACTTTCAGCCTCGCTTTCTTCTCGGCCTGACAGCAACTCCAGAACGCACGGACGGCCAAGATGTCCTGCGGCTCTGCAACTACAACATAGCCTACGAAGTCCGCCTCATAGAAGCCGTCGATCGAGGTTGGCTGACTCCTTTTCAATACTATGCGATCTATGACCCAACGGACTATGAACAAATCCCCTGGCGAGGAACTTTCTACGATGAAAGGAAACTAGAGGAAGCCTTAAGCACGGATACACGCACTCAAATCGTGGCTCATAATCTTCGAAAGTTCCTTCCATCCAGCGGCAAGGTCAAAGCATTGGCCTTTTGCAGCAGCATTGCCCATGCCAAGTATACAGCCCGGACACTGTCAGCAAAGCATGACATAGAGGCTGCTTACTTGGTGGGCGAACATTCCCCACAAGAAAGGCAGTTGCTCATTGATCGACTGCAAAACGAAAATGATCCGCTTAACGTTATCTGCTGCGTGGACGTGTTCAACGAAGGAATAGACATTCCCAACCTTTCTCACATTGTCCTTTTAAGACCTACTCAGTCGTTCACTGTCTTTTTGCAGCAGATTGGCCGAGGTTTGCGGCGTGCGCCGGGTAAAGATTTCACGGTGATCATCGATTTTGTTGGTAATTTTCGAAAAGCCCATATAGCTCCGCTTGCCCTTATAGGCTACACATCTTTGGCCGAGGCCATTGGTGAACTGCCTAAATTTAAGGAAGCGTCTTTGCAGTCTTTGCTTCCGGCGTGCTGTTTTGTCGACGCGGATCTGGAAGCTCAACGAATTTGGGACCAGGAGATCCGTCAAATTCTGGAAGGGGTGTCACGCAGGGACCGCCTAAAGGCGTGGTACCTGGAAATTCGTGAAAACCTCGGGGAAAAGTCCCCACAGCTCATGGATCTGCTCGGGATCTCATCGCGACTGGATCCAAAAGCTTTTGTGCTGGAATTTGGTAGTTGGTTGCGGGCCAAACTTTTTTGCGAAGGGACACTGCCCCATAATGAGAGGGTCCTGCTGGATACTCCGGGTGAAGCCTTCCTTAGGCACCTTGAAACCGAACTTAGCCCTACTCGTTCTTACAAAATGGTTGTGCTCAAAGTGTTGCTTCAATTGCCGGGTACCCGCTGGTCTGTGGATGAGATCGCAGAGGGTTTTCTTAAATTCTACCTTCAAAACCGAGAGATGATCTTCGATTATGATGCCCTGGCTAATGCTTTGAAGCCCGACGAATTTCCGCTTCGCAAAGTACGTTCCCACATCCTTAACATGCCGCTCAAATACTTGAGCAATACGGATAAGGACTGGTTTATCTTAGAAAGAGACGAAACTTTTCGGGTGAAAGACGAGGTTGCCCCCTATTGGGAAGATCCTTTCTATAGGGAACTCGTGGAGGACCGAACAACCTTTGAGCTAACACGCTATTTCCAAAGGCGACGTTTACGGCAAACAATCCCTTATGACACTTCCCTCCTGCAATGGGGATTTGCGTTAGAACCCCGCTTTGCAGAGCATATCTTCTACAGAAGACAAAACGGTGTCGATCTGCGGAGCCCTCTGGAGCCATGTGAGGCGCGCACAATCAGACTGATTTACGAAGGGCAGAGTTACGATGTGACAGTGCTAAGGCCCGATGAATCGCGACATTACAGGTTGGTTTACACAGAAGCTGAGGGACTTCTACAAGCGATGCAAAAACGTTTCGCCGCCGCTCCTCGAATCGGCCAAAGGGTCTTCGTGCTGACACGAAAAGGCGGCGTAAATTCCACAACCTTTGAATTGCTGCCATACACATACTGA
- a CDS encoding sigma 54-interacting transcriptional regulator translates to MTDIRYYLEDIVNTMNDGLMVVGPDGSILMANDALCRITGYRREELLGKSCALFQCDSCEAERREGGALWCNLFTLGAMHHRRCMVVRKDGGYVHVLKNASVLKDEKGETIAAVETLTDISELDRKEEQIVRLSRLLDREKGFRGIVGTSPAMQKVFDITEKAAQSDAPVIIYGESGTGKELIARAIHDLGPHRDGPYIQVNCAALNESLLESELFGHVKGAFTGATSHREGRFEAANGGDIFLDEIGDVPLSIQVKLLRVLENKTVERVGDHRPIRVDVRIITATNRDLPKLVREGAFREDFFFRINVIPIFLPPLRERMEDLPLLVDVFLEQQRRKAKRVYGVHPQAMAVLMAYRWPGNVRELKSTLEYACVVAEDGLIRPEHLPPHVVHSQESACPSASSRDVPTAPTVAVSVREPRRDRRRQELIEALRKAGGNQSEAARILGVSRVTVWNRMKRYQIDLQKIISA, encoded by the coding sequence ATGACGGATATTCGATACTATTTGGAAGATATTGTAAACACCATGAACGACGGCCTGATGGTCGTTGGGCCGGATGGATCCATTCTCATGGCCAATGATGCGTTGTGCCGCATCACCGGCTATCGACGGGAAGAACTTCTCGGCAAATCATGCGCCCTTTTTCAATGCGACAGTTGCGAAGCCGAACGCCGTGAGGGCGGCGCCTTGTGGTGCAATCTCTTTACCCTAGGGGCCATGCACCATCGACGTTGCATGGTGGTTCGAAAGGACGGCGGCTACGTGCATGTGTTGAAGAACGCCTCCGTGTTAAAAGACGAAAAGGGCGAAACCATCGCCGCCGTGGAAACCCTTACCGACATTTCCGAATTGGACCGCAAAGAAGAACAGATTGTCCGCCTGAGCCGTCTTTTGGACAGAGAAAAAGGTTTTCGAGGCATCGTCGGAACCTCGCCGGCGATGCAAAAAGTCTTTGATATCACGGAAAAAGCGGCGCAAAGTGACGCCCCCGTGATCATCTATGGGGAAAGCGGGACGGGAAAAGAGCTCATCGCTCGAGCCATTCACGATTTGGGCCCTCACCGGGACGGCCCGTACATACAGGTCAACTGCGCCGCCCTCAACGAATCCCTTTTGGAAAGCGAACTCTTCGGCCATGTGAAAGGGGCTTTTACGGGAGCCACCAGCCATCGAGAGGGACGCTTTGAGGCGGCCAATGGGGGAGACATTTTTCTGGATGAAATCGGAGATGTACCTCTTTCCATTCAGGTGAAACTCTTGCGTGTGCTGGAAAACAAGACGGTGGAAAGGGTAGGGGATCATCGTCCCATTCGGGTGGATGTGCGCATTATCACGGCCACCAATCGTGATCTTCCGAAGCTGGTTCGCGAGGGCGCTTTTCGTGAGGATTTCTTTTTCCGCATCAATGTCATTCCCATCTTTCTGCCTCCTTTACGCGAGAGGATGGAAGACCTGCCGCTTTTGGTGGATGTTTTTCTCGAGCAACAGCGGCGTAAGGCGAAGCGCGTTTACGGCGTGCACCCTCAGGCCATGGCTGTGCTTATGGCTTACCGCTGGCCGGGAAACGTTCGGGAATTGAAGAGCACTCTGGAATACGCCTGTGTGGTAGCCGAAGACGGTCTTATTCGCCCCGAACATTTGCCTCCCCATGTGGTTCACTCTCAGGAGTCCGCATGTCCTTCCGCGTCTTCAAGGGATGTTCCGACGGCGCCGACAGTGGCCGTGAGCGTTCGCGAACCGCGCCGAGACCGACGACGTCAAGAGCTCATCGAGGCGCTGCGCAAGGCCGGAGGCAACCAGAGCGAAGCGGCTCGCATCCTCGGTGTGAGCCGCGTAACCGTCTGGAACCGCATGAAGCGTTATCAGATCGACCTCCAAAAGATAATTTCAGCATAA